In a genomic window of Apium graveolens strain L.+W99A mitochondrion, complete genome:
- the nad3 gene encoding NADH dehydrogenase subunit 3 produces the protein MSEFAPICIYLVISPLVSLIPLGVPFLFASNSSTYPDKLSAYECGFDPFGDARSRFDIRFYLVSILFIIPDPEVTFSFPWAVPLNKIDPFGSWSMMAFLLILTIGSLYEWKRGASDRE, from the coding sequence ATGTCAGAATTTGCACCTATTTGTATCTATTTAGTGATCAGTCCGCTAGTTTCTTTGATCCCACTTGGTGTTCCTTTTCTATTTGCTTCCAATAGTTCGACCTATCCAGACAAATTGTCGGCCTACGAATGTGGTTTCGATCCTTTCGGTGATGCCAGAAGTCGTTTTGATATACGATTTTATCTTGTTTCAATTTTATTTATTATCCCTGATCCGGAAGTAACCTTTTCCTTTCCTTGGGCAGTACCTCTCAACAAGATTGATCCGTTTGGATCTTGGTCCATGATGGCCTTTTTATTGATTTTGACGATTGGATCTCTCTATGAATGGAAAAGGGGTGCTTCGGATCGGGAGTAA